In the Primulina eburnea isolate SZY01 chromosome 15, ASM2296580v1, whole genome shotgun sequence genome, AATATATCTTGAAATTCTTCACAAATAGATTCAAGTAAACCATCTTTTCCGTGCCAAACAAAGAAATTAAAATTGTCATTACCCGTTATTAGGCATGCCAAACCATGCCTAAAAATAGGGATGGAACATAAAATTCTCCGATATAATTAAGTAGCAATGAAACATTCAAGATTCTATTGCTACTTTTTAACAAAATTTGacaaatatattcattttgtCCCAGAGTGTACGTAAGAAACCACTCTCTGTTTataacatacatatatatacattagTAATTTGGTTTAAATATAGGCTTATTTTTCTTCTATctgtaattaaaaatatttttaattcagAAAGtgtcaataaaaaaatattttaattctcAAATTGAGttctaaaaattaaaatagtaaAACTAAAAGGCCCAGTTTTTTGAGCCCATAAAATTAGAACCCAAACGATTTTGAAGAGTTTCTCGAAATGAAGGAGTATGAGATTCGAGTGTTTAAAAAGCGAGTGCAGCACCGAAGCATCGGATTCTGCAAATCCAACTGTAATAACTGACGGATTCGGATCGAAATCAGGACAAGAAGTGAAGTGGAGGAGCTGTTGGAAAACGACGCGGATCCGTATAGATCCGGATTTGTGGGGATCCAATTATGGACGTGTTTCAGGAGTCGGGATGGGAAGAGCTCCGCAAAGAGGCGCGAAAAATTGAAGGCGATCTCGATGTTAAGCTCTCTTCTTACGCGAAGCTCGCATCTCGATTGACCCAAGGAGGTACTGCTTTTGTCAGCACCAGCAGTTAAATTTGGTGTGatgttcatttatttatttattcatcgTTTATATAATTTTACTCTGTATTTCGATAGTTGCCAATGGTGACGGGGAGTTTCTTGTTGTAAAACCTGTATTTCCATTTTACATTTTGGGAAAATGTTTTATATTTTAGGTGGTAAAGCTTTGGTTGCCGTTTTAGGATCGGGTTTCGTGTAAATTTTGGATATAATTGGATGTGATTAGTGCTTTAAACAATTTTTCAGAGATACATAATTTGGAAGTTAATCGTGAAATTAGCATATACTTTGTGATTAATTCGTGAATAGGATTTCTTGTCAATTGAGCAGTGTCTTGATAGTGTTGTAAAACATGATGATCTCATAATTTGGCTTGTTAATCAACTTAGAAGCATACAGAACAtggatcaatatctgaataactcCGCCTTGGTACTCTAACGGACATTTTTCATATACATGTGCTTTAACTAGTTGGATGGAAGAGATTTATTTGAAGAAGAATGTTGTGGTGAAGGCTTTGTGTTTAATTGTTGAGTTTTGTTGTTTTCCTGTATACTCCATGTATTCATCAAGATTAGGGGAGATTCTTCTGAGAAATGGCGCATGTGTATGGATCTTTGCAGTTTATTAGTGAAACTCGTTTTATCAATTAGTTTTTGGTTCCTTTGGCATGTGCCTGATTGAAGATGAAAACCAATGAGCTACACCACCTCTGTATTTCTAAAGTTGCCATGTTTGAACCAGATTATTGCATGCTTTTATATCCATAGTATGCAGTCATTCTAGAAAGCAAGTGACAGGGTATTTAACATACTTTAGCCGGCTTAGGTAAATTGGATTGAAAAAATCAGGTCTTGTAAGGAACATCatgatattaataattaatatttctgGACAGGTCTTATAGCTTGTTGTTTCTTCGGTATCCACcacaatttattttataataatatttctttcttttgtgTTGCGATAATTTTGTGTTAGTTTGTAATGTATACAGTGCTTCAGGTCATGCGGTATAATTCGAAAAAACATTCCAACATTCTTCCTTCGTTCCTTCGTAATAAAATCAATTATTGATATGATTGCAAGATCTCTCTCCTGGGATAGTCCGAAAAAATTGACGATTTGATAAATCCTTTGcttttattttatgattttcactTGGGTGCTCATGTATCTGAGTTGTGCTGTTTTCCAGGCTATGTCGACCCTGGTTCACCAACTCTTGGTTCTAGCAGGTCTTTGAAGTCTGTGGAAATGGAGATTCAGTCATCACTTGAGAAGCTACAGGATATAAATGATTCCATGAGTCGATGTACTGCATCTGCTACGCCTACTGCTTCAGTTACTCAAAAGCTAGCAAGACACAGAGACATACTGCAAGATTTTTCCCAGGTTATTTACTTGATTCATGATCTTTTTGCTAATATATAGTAACTTGCGCAAATGATGAAAAAGTCAGAAAATATTCTTTCTTAGTTCAATTCTATTGCCTTTTCTACCAAAACAATGAAAAACTTTAGAACAGCTCAAGCAAAATATTTGTTCGTTTTATTCATTATACATCTATAAAGGTAAAAACTGCACGACGTTTTGATGTCAATGCTAACTTCAGGTTTCGGCCACATTAACTTGCAAATCGCAACTTtcctttaaaatatttattttgcttGCACTTGCAGAATATATATAAACTTTTTGTTCTTCTCATCTTTAATTTACTTTATATGATGATTTGCTCTGTGTTGTTAGAAACAAAACTAATGATTGAAAAAATTGGTTTCGGAATTTCAGTTCCTTTATGGCGTTTGTTTTTGCATTATGTCTAGGGTTTTTCAAAATGCTTCCTTGTGCTTTTCTTGTATTAGTCTTTGTATCGTTGGATGTTCCATATTTTTTTATCTGTTATCGTGGTTAGGTTGATTTCTAATACTAATATAGGAATTTAGACGCATCAAGGGAAATATTAATTCAACGAGGGAACATGCAGAGCTTCTTAGTTTTGCCCACGATGATATCAGTGACTACAAGGTGAGAGCATTAAATATCAAATTAtgagtaaaaaaaattgttcttgGTTCTCTTCTTGCTAAATGCTAAATCTGTGCAGGCATATGACACTGATTCTCCAAGGATGCAGTTACTTCGGGAGAGAGCTGCCATAGATGGAAGCATATCTCATGTAAGACTTATAAGCTGCTTGACTAGAATGTTTTGATAAATATTGCAGAAGAACATTTCTTCCATTATGTGTGAATTGGTGAGCGACCAAGGTTGATGCTGTAATCATTCAAATTGTACCATTGATATAAGACTATTATACCAAGTGCC is a window encoding:
- the LOC140815053 gene encoding Golgi SNAP receptor complex member 1-2-like; this encodes MDVFQESGWEELRKEARKIEGDLDVKLSSYAKLASRLTQGGYVDPGSPTLGSSRSLKSVEMEIQSSLEKLQDINDSMSRCTASATPTASVTQKLARHRDILQDFSQEFRRIKGNINSTREHAELLSFAHDDISDYKAYDTDSPRMQLLRERAAIDGSISHIDDVINQAQATKASLSSQRALFGDVQGKLKTLSDKFPVIRGVLGSIRRKRSRDNLILSAVIAACTLFLIIYWLSK